The Synechococcus sp. RS9916 DNA segment TGCCTGCATTACAGCGAGCAGCTGGCTGCTCTGCGCTGGCTGGGCCAACAAGCTCCGGAAGAGCTGGCTCTCTGTCGGAGACAGGCCGCCGTACAAGCCTGGAACGACGGGCGTCACGCTGATGCCCTGGGCTTTCAAGAGCTGCTGGTGAATTCAGGGGTCGGCACGAGCGTTGACCAGCAACGCGATCAAAACCAACTGAACCGCTGGCGAGAGCAGCTCCGCGATCAAGCCCTCAATGCATTCCGCGACGGCAATCTCAACGAGGCCCTCTCCCTGCTGAAGCCTGTGGAGCGCGGCACGAGCCCCTCCGGCAGTCGCCTAAGCGACAGCCTGCAGGAAACCTGGAACCGCAACCAACTCGACCACCAGCGACTGGCCGAACTGGTCCAATCGAAACAGTGGTGGGAAGCGCTGGCGGTGCTGAACCGCATGGACCACCCCTGGTGGCAGAGCAAGGCCCAATCCCTGCGCCAAACCGTGGAACAAGCCATCGATCAGCGCAAAGACCTGGACGAACACCACAACCATGGCGAGCTTCCCGCCCATACCGTTCCCAACAGCGCTCTCGATGCCGCGGTGCAGCGCAGAATTCGCGAAGGGATGGAGCCCTGGAAAGCGTTCGAGACCGGATGCGCCGACGTGGGCGGCAGGGTTGAAGAGGAAGGGCCCGAAAGTCTCTGCCGACGGCGCTGACGATCAACTCAGATGACCCATGACGCATGACACAATGCCGACATCAACGCATTGGCCCATGCAACCCGGAGACAAAGTGGTCGTGTCCGCCAACGTTGTGGTCTACAACCATCCCCAACATCGCGGCGAAGCCTTCGATCTCCAAGGGAGCGACGGCGAAGTGGTCACCGTGCTCAATGATTGGAAAGGGAAGCCCATCAGCCCCACTCTCCCTGTCGTGGTGGCCTTTGGCCGTTACAAAGCCCATTTCCGCGCCGATGAGCTGAACGCAGCCGGCTGAGCCGAGCCCTCAGCTCATTGCACCTGGCGCAGATACACACCCTCCTCACCATCCACATCCTGAAGCCGCAGCTCGATCGTTTCGCTGCGGCGGGTCGGCACGTGACGACCACAAAAATCGGGCTGAATCGGCAACTCGCGATGACCGCGATCGACCATCACCAGCAGCATCACCTTGCGGGGCCGTCCCCAGGCCTGAATGGCCTCTAAAGCGGCTCGGATCGTTCGTCCTGTGAAGATCACGTCATCCACCAACAGGACATCCCGGCCCTCGATGCTGATCGGCAGGTCAGTGGCCTGAACCATGCGTGTCCCAACACGCTCCAGGTCATCGCGATGAAAGGTGGGATCAAGGGTTCCCTTGGCCAGGGCATGGCCGGTCAGCGCCTCAAGCTGACGGGCAAGAACACTTGCCAGATGCACCCCACGCGTGGGGATGCCCAACAACAAGAGATCCTGACTGCGATCGACACTTTCCAACACTTGGCTGGACAAGCGCTGAACCGTGCGGGCCAAATCCTGAGCGGACAGAATTTCTACCCTCTCGGGCCTGGCAGAGGCAGACATCAAGCTGTCGCTGAGGCCATTCAGTGTATGGGTGTTGCAGTAAGCAAAAGCTGACCGACCCCGAACCGAACCTCCTGAACGGAGCTTCTGGAGGTAACTTGAATATGGAGAAGCTCTTAAGAACAGATAGCGCGGGGTGCATGTGACGACCAGCAGTGATAAGGACCTCAGCCGTAAGTCCGGAGTAGCCCCAGTGGTTCTCGCCATCCTGGATGGATGGGGACACCGTGACAGCGAAACCCATAACGCCATCCGCCATGCATCCACTCCAGTGATGGATGCGCTCTGGCATGCCTATCCCCACAGCCTCATCCAGGCCAGCGGTGCCCACGTGGGGCTGCCCGATGCACAGATGGGCAATTCAGAAGTGGGGCATCTGACCATCGGAGCGGGACGCATCATCCGCCAAGAACTGGTGCGAATTTCTGAAACCGTTCGCCAGGGCGAACTTGCTCAAACGCCTGCACTGGCCCAACTGGCGCAAAGCCTTCAAGCCAATGGTGGGACCCTTCACCTCATGGGGCTCTGTTCCAACGGTGGAGTCCACAGTCACGTGGACCATCTCTGCGGCCTGCTGCGCTGGGCTGCAGAAGCAGGAATCGCACGGGTCGCCATCCACGCCATCACCGACGGTCGTGACACACCCACCCAAAGCGCTCCCACCTTCCTGAAACAGGTTGAAGACGCGATCCAAACCGCCGGAGTGGGGGAGATCGCCAGTCTCTGCGGTCGCTATTGGGCCATGGACCGGGATCAGCGTTGGGAGCGGACCTCCAAGGCCTATTCCCTGTTCACTGATCCATCCCTCGGCTGCAGCAACGCCCCTGTGAGCGAGGTCCTGCAGAACAGCTACGACGCAGGAGTCACGGATGAATTCCTAGAGCCAGTGCGCCTGAGTGACGCCTTCCTGAAGGATGGAGATGGTTTGGTGGTGTTCAATTTCCGCCCAGACCGGGCCCGCCAACTGGTTCAGGCCCTGACCGTCGACGGTTTTGCTGGCTTCGAACGCCAACACAAACCACGGCTCGATGTGGTGACCTTCACCCAATACGAAGCGGGACTCCCCGTCACCATTGCCTTCCCACCCGAATCGCTCGACCAGCTGCTGGGGCAAGTGGTCTCCGAACACGGATTGAAGCAGTACCGCACCGCAGAGACCGAAAAGTATCCCCACGTCACCTATTTCCTCAACGGAGGCATCGAACAACCCCTGGCTGGTGAAGATCGGCATCTGGTGCCGTCGCCACGCGTCGCCACCTACGACGAAGCTCCAGCCATGTCTGCCGATGTGCTGACCGACAGCTGCATCGCCGCCATTGAGCGCGGTGAGTACTCCCTGGTGGTGATCAACTACGCCAATCCAGACATGGTGGGGCACACCGGCGTGATGACCGCCGCCACCGAAGCCATCCAAACGGTGGACCACTGCATTGGGCGACTGCTTGATGCCGTTGGCCGCATGGGAGGCACTCTTCTGATCACCGCTGATCACGGGAACGCCGAACTGATGGAAGGTCCCGATGGTCAAGCCTGGACGGCGCACACCACCAACCCAGTGCCCGTCATCCTTGTAGAAGGAGAGAAACGCAAGCTGGCTGGCATGGGCAACTCCATCCGCTTACGCGAGAACGGAGGGCTTGCTGACATTGCTCCCACCCTGCTTCAGATCCTGGGTCTGCCGAAACCCAAGGCCATGTCAGGATCCACATTGATCGAAGCGATCGAGACTCTGTCGCCGTTGAGCGCCAGACTCCCTCAGCCGGTCTGATTCACCCACACCTCGGAACCGATGCTCACCACTGTCTTGTCTTGGACCTGGATTGGCAGTGGCGTGCTGCTGATCCTTCTGGTGCTGCTTCACAGCCCAAAGGGTGATGGCATGGGGGGAATTGCAGCCAGTGGCAGCTCCATGTTCACCAGCGCCAGCAGCGCAGAAGCAACCCTCAACCGGATCACCTGGACCTGTCTGGCCGTATTCCTCACCCTGGCGGTGATCCTCAGCGCCGGTTGGCTGAGCTGAAGCGATCCTGCCCGCACGGCGGATCAGCGAGTCCAAGTTCCCCCAAAAGTCTGGGTGTCGCAACCCAGGCTTTTTGTTTGGGAGTCCACCAAGAGCACAGCCTGAGGCGCTCAGTCCTCGCTATCTGATTCCACATCCCCTCGCATGTGATCGAGTCCCGCTGAAGCCAGACGCTGGGAGCGATTGATCGCCTTCACGATCACAAACAGGGCCCAACCCACAATCACCGAATTCAGCAACACGTTGATCGCGTTGCCAATCCGCAACTCACCACCGGCATAGGGGATCACCCATTTGTCCCAGCCACCATTGCGAATAAGAGGATTCAGCAAGGGCATCAACAGGTCTTTCGTGAGGGCATCCACAATCTGCTGAAACTGGGTACCCACCACCACCGCAATCGCCAGATTGAGAGCGTTGCCCTTCTGGAAGAAGAACTCCGTGAACTCACGGAGCCAACGACGAAAAGCGAGCATCAGCCTGAAATCAGCAGGCGTCCATTGCAACACGAGCATGAAAAAGCCCCCGTTTGCACGGGGGCGAAGCATTGAAACCGTTGCGGGCTGACGATCAGTAATCGAAGTCGCCGCCACCCATGCCGCCAGCGGCAGGAGCAGCTTCCTTCTTCTCGGGCATGTCAGCGACGATGCACTCGGTGGTCAGCACCATGCCAGCGATCGAAGCGGCATTCTGCAGACCGGAGCGGGTCACCTTGGCGGGATCGACGATGCCGGCGGCCAGCATGTCGACGTACTCACCATTGGCGGCGTTGTAGCCCTCGTTGAAGGCCTTGGCCTTCACGTTTTCAGCCACAACAGCACCGTTGACGCCGGCGTTCTCGGCGATGCGCATCAGGGGAGCGGTCAGAGCGGTCGCCACAATGTTGGCGCCGATCAGCTCTTCGCCCGACAAGTTGCTTGCAGCCCACTGCTCAAGAGCAGGTGCCAGGTGGGCCAGGGTGGTGCCGCCGCCGGGGACGATGCCCTCTTCAACAGCTGCCTTGGTGGCATTGATGGCGTCTTCGAGACGAAGCTTCTTGTCCTTCATCTCGGTTTCGGTGGCTGCACCCACCTTCACCACGGCCACACCACCGGACAGCTTGGCCAGGCGCTCCTGGAGCTTTTCCTTGTCGTAGGTGGAGTCGGTCTCGTCCATCTGCTTCTTGATCTGCTCACAGCGAGCGTCAACAGCAGCCTCATTGCCCTCGGCAACGATGGTGGTGGTGTCCTTGTTGATGGTCACGCGGCGGGCGGTGCCGAGCATTTCAAGCTTGGCGTTCTCCAGCTTGAGGCCGGCGTCCTCGGTGATCAGCTGACCATTGGTCAGCACAGCCATGTCTTCGAGCATGGCCTTACGACGGTCGCCGAAGCCAGGAGCCTTCACAGCAGCCACGTTGAGGACACCGCGCAGACGGTTCACCACCAAAGTGGCGAGGGCTTCCTTCTCGATGTCCTCAGCGATGATCAGCAGAGGCTTGCCGGTGCGGGCGATCTGTTCGAGCACAGGCACCAGGTCCTGCACCAGACCGATCTTCTTATCGGTGAGGAGGATGTAGGGCTCGTCAAGAACAGCCTCCATCCGCTCGGTGTCGGTGGCGAAGTAGGGGGAGATGTAGCCCTTGTCGAAGCGCATGCCCTCGGTGACCTCAAGCTCGGTCTCCATGGACTTGCCCTCTTCGAGGGAAATCACACCTTCCTTGCCAACCTTGTCCATGGCATCGGCGATCATCTTGCCGACTTCTTCGTCGTTGCCTGCAGAGATGGTGCCCACCTGGGCGATGGCATTGCTGTCAGCAATCGGCTTGGCGTGCTCCTTGATCTTGGAGACCAGGAAGTCGGAGGCCTTGTCAATGCCCTTCTTAAGGGTGATCGCGTTAGCGCCGGCCGCCACGTTGCGCAGACCCGCCTTCACCATGGCGTGGGCCAGAACGGTGGCGGTGGTGGTGCCGTCACCAGCAGCGTCGTTGGTCTTGGAAGCTGCCTGACGGATCAGAGCCACACCGGTGTTCTCGATGTGATCCTCGAGCTCGATCTCCTTGGCGATGGTGACGCCGTCATTGATGATCTGAGGAGAACCGAACTTCTTCTCCAGCACCACGTTGCGGCCTTTAGGGCCGAGGGTGACAGCAACGGACTCCGCCAGGATGTCGATGCCTTTCTCGAGAGCGCGACGGGCGTTCTCGTTGTAGATGATGCGCTTGGCCATGGGGGGCGATCTGAATTTGGGTTAGTGAAAAAATCTTTGGCTTCAGTCCAGAAGCCGGCAGTGACAACGTCGGCGCAACAGGCGAGCTCTCAGCTGTCGACGCGTCAGTCGACGAGGCGTCAGTTGACGACAGCCAGGATGTCCTTCTCGGACAGCAGAACGTATTCATCACCACCGAGCTTGATGTCGGTACCGGCGTACTTGCTGTAGAGCACCTTGTCGCCAACACCAACTTCAGGAGCCTGACGGCTGCCATCGTCATTGCGCTTACCAGGACCCACCTGGACCACCTCACCCACCTGGGGCTTTTCCTTGGCGGTGTCAGGCAGAAGAATGCCGCCGGCAGTGGTTTCTTCAGAGGCAGACACCTTGATGAAGATGCGATCTCCGAGGGGCTTGACGGTGGAGACGCTGAGGGAAACAGCAGCCATGGTTGATTGCAGAAGCAGAAACGAAGGCGCCAGGCGCCGTGCATCGACAGAGAAGCACTTAAGAAAGCGCCTGGCACTCAAGGTCGACGAGTGCCAACCTATGTGTCTGCGATGGGGTCCGACCAGCACCTGAGCGTGCGGGTGACCGAACCGTGCTGAGCTGCCGGTTGCGGTGGTATCGTTGCGCCGCTCAGGAAGGGAATGCCTTCAGAGCAATTGGTTGCTCCGTTCCCTCGAATTCTTCCTCTCTTATGGCTGCTGCTGCTACCGCCGGTACCAAGGGTGTTGTCCGCCAGGTGATCGGTCCGGTTCTGGACGTGGAATTCCCTGCCGGCAAGCTGCCCAAAATCCTGAATGCCATTCGGATTGAAGGCAAAAACACTGCTGGTGAAGACGTTGCACTGACCGCAGAAGTGCAGCAGTTGTTGGGCGACCACCGCGTGCGCGCTGTTGCCATGAGCGGCACCGACGGCCTTGTGCGCGGCATGGAAGCCGTTGACACCGGTGCAGCCATCTCCGTGCCCGTTGGTGAAGCCACGCTCGGACGCATCTTCAACGTGCTGGGTGAGCCCGTTGACGAGCAGGGCCCTGTGAAGGCCACAGCCACAGCCCCGATCCACCGCGAAGCCCCCAAGCTGACCGAGCTTGAGACCAAGCCCAAGGTTTTCGAGACCGGCATCAAGGTGATCGACCTCCTGGCTCCCTACCGCCAGGGCGGCAAGGTCGGCCTGTTCGGAGGTGCCGGCGTGGGCAAGACCGTGCTGATCCAGGAGCTGATCAACAACATCGCCAAAGAGCACGGCGGCGTGTCTGTGTTTGGCGGTGTGGGTGAGCGCACCCGCGAAGGCAACGACCTCTACGAGGAATTCAAGGAATCCGGAGTGATCAACTCCGAAGACCTGTCCAAGTCCAAGGTGGCCCTTTGCTACGGCCAGATGAACGAGCCCCCCGGCGCCCGCATGCGCGTCGGCCTGTCGGCTCTCACCATGGCTGAGCACTTCCGCGATGTGAACAAGCAGGACGTGCTGCTGTTCGTCGACAACATCTTCCGTTTTGTGCAAGCCGGTTCCGAGGTGTCCGCGCTTCTGGGCCGCATGCCTTCGGCTGTGGGCTACCAGCCCACCCTGGGTACCGACGTGGGCGCTCTTCAGGAGCGCGTCGCCTCCACCCTGGAAGGTTCGATCACCTCGATCCAGGCCGTCTACGTCCCCGCTGACGACCTCACTGACCCCGCTCCTGCCACCACCTTCGCCCACCTCGACGCCACCACGGTGCTGAACCGTGCCCTGGCTTCCAAGGGCATCTACCCCGCTGTGGACCCCCTCGATTCCACCAGCACCATGCTCCAGCCCGCGGTTGTGGGTGATGAGCACTACCGCACCGCTCGCGCCGTACAGTCCACCCTGCAGCGCTACAAAGAGCTCCAGGACATCATTGCGATTCTGGGTCTCGACGAACTGTCCGAAGACGATCGTCAGACTGTGGATCGCGCTCGCAAGATCGAGAAGTTCCTCTCCCAGCCCTTCTTTGTGGCTGAGATCTTCACTGGCATGCCTGGCAAGTACGTGAAGCTGGAAGAAACCATCAGTGGCTTCAACCAGATTCTCGCCGGCGAGCTCGACCACCTGCCCGAGCAGGCTTTCTACCTGGTGGGCAACATCGAGGAAGTGAAGGCCAAGGCTGAGAAGATCGCAGCTGACGCCAAGGGCTGATCAAGACACGAGGACGTCAGCAGACGTCCTCAATTCCTTTGATCCAGGCTTTTTTCGCACCCACGTTCTGACTCCCCATGTCCCTCACCCTCCGCGTGCTGGCGCCCGACCAGAGCGTGTTTGATGGCAGCGCTGACGAGGTCATCCTCCCCAGCACCACCGGCCAGCTCGGCATTCTTCCTGGGCACGTGTCCCTTCTGGCAGCCCTTGATGTTGGCGTTCTTCGCGTTCGCAACAACAACGGATGGCAATCCATCGCTCTGATGGGCGGCTTCGCTGAAGTGGAATCCGACGATGTCACCGTTTTGGTGAACGCTGCCGAATTGGGCAGCGGCATCGACAGCAGCACTGCTGAGGCTGAACTGGAGAAGGCCAAAGCTGAAGTGACCCGGCTTGAAGGCCAGCCCGCTTCACCCGAAAAAGTGAAGGCACAACAGTCTTACGACCGTGCCCGCGCTCGCGCCCAAGCCAGCAAGTAAGGCTTTCCCTCAAGGCATTAAAAACGCCCCACTCCGGGGCTTTTTTAATGCCTCAGCAACGACTTCACGCAGCAAACAAGGCTTTCACACCATTGCGATGCAACTCTTGCATCTGAATTGAATCAATCATTCCAGCGAAGCGAAAGAGCCTAAACTCAAAGCACTTGATTGCAAGGCACGTGAACAATAAAGCCTTCTTTGCCGCTGGAATCATTGCAGTCGCAGCTTCGGCGACCGCTCAAGACGCCTTTTCCAAAGAGGCAACAACCAACGCGCCAACGAGCAACCGAGTCGCCAGCAAGCCTCAAACCACGCGCCCAACAGAATTTACATTTACAGCATTCGGTGATGCGGGATGGGCCGAAACGCATACGGCAAGAGCTCCATACAGCGCCGGCTTTAAAAAAGCATTTGACCGCTTCAACCAAAAGCAAAATACACTGGGAGACATTAATTACATCAACTGGGAAACAAGCATCGGAACACAGTGTGACCAGTTCTGGGCAAGCCACTCCCCAAGCACATACGCATTTCTCACTCATCCTCGGGAGCTTGAAGACGCCATCAAGCTGGGGTTCAACGCGATTGGGTTAGCCAATAATCACAGCTTCGACTGCGTCAAATCAAGAGAAGGGAACGGCCCAATCCAGACCCACCGCTTTATCAGCAAGCTTGAAAAGAGCCATCCTAATACAGTTTTCAGTGGCGTTTTTGCGAATGAACGCGAAGAGCCAGCCAAAAAAGAGATCACTCTCAAGCAGGGCACAGTCCCCGTGACATTCCTAAGTGCTTATGCAGGAGGGAACAGAAGCCACTGCGCCAATATCTCTTGCACAATCAATCTATCCAAAGAAAAGCAAGCTTTTGCCGACAAGAAACGCCTGAGAATTCTCGCACTCCATAGCTGGAACAAAAGTTCCCACCAATCACTGAAAGCGATTTTAAGGCAATGGATACAAGATGACCTTGTGGACATCGCCATCGGCACTGGCCCTCACATCGCCGAAACAATTGAGGTTGTCAACACGAAACACGGTAAGAAAATTCTCGCAACAAGCCTTGGAAACTTCATCCACCCAAGCCTTGCCGCCCAACCCAACAATGCAGTGCTTCAAACAACCTGGACCATCGACCCCGTCAGTAAAGAACCCAAGCTTCTCAAGGCCAACGCTCTAAAGGTCAGTTGCGACGGCACAACATGCATCAACACAGGAACAAGAAAGCTGCATTGATTTTCGGATGTCAGGGTCGAAAGACAGGCGGCTCGGTCAAGATCGAGCCAACATTGCGATCGATTTGATCTTACGCACTGGATCAATGGCAACACCCGCCTCGTTGATCACCTCAAAATGAAGATGGGGCCCAGTGCTATTCCCTGTGCTTCCCATCTCAGCAATAATCTGACCAGCAGTCACACGCTCACCAACACCCACGAGCAGCCGGCTGCAATGGGCATACCGGGTGAGCGAGCCATCACGGTGGCGGATCTCAACCGTTAAGCCATAGCCTCCTGACCACTGCGCTTTGACCACGTCACCAGCCCAAACAGCATGGATTGGTGTTCCAACGGCATTGGCAATATCAATGCCGCGATGTTGGCGCCCCCAACGCCACCCAAACCCTGACGTGAAATCACCCTGAGCAGGAGCATGCTCCTCAGGCCCTGGAAGCAACAAGCTCAGAAAATGCTGGACAAACACATCTGATCCACAGGCAGAGCGCGTGCTGGTTGAACCATCCATGATGTCTGCAACCGGATCCAAACCAGCATCACAGCGACTGAGTGGACGCAGCAACGACGGCCGATCTTCACTCCCGGACTCAAGCGAACCCATCAGCAGCGCTTCTTCAAGCTCCACCGTGAGACGCGCCCGACTCGACGATGCCTGGACAGGCTTGGGATCCAAAGCAGGAGACCCTGGCATCAAGTCGTAGAGACCAGATACCCCAGCTGCAGCGAAAGCCGCTGGTATCAACAGAAAACGTTTCGAGATCAAACTACGCATCAACCAAACACTCTTCGCCTGACATCCAGACAAAAAGACGAGACAAGTGTCGCTTTAAGACGCGCAAACAAGAGCCGTCTACAGACAAAAGAAAAGCCTGCACGCAGCAGGCCATTCTTCAATCAAAAACGATGCTGAGAATCAGGCGGTACCGCAGAAGGTGACATCAGGGAACTTCAGCTTGGCCTCATCGAGACTCTTACCTTTGCCCTCTTCTTGCCAATAGTTGATCACCTCGGTGGCCTTGTTGAGCACTTCAACACGCTCGTTATCGGTGATCCAGCTCTTGCCTTCCAGTTCACCCTTGAGGGTTTCCCAGGCATCTTCACGAGGCCAGAAGAAATAGGCGGTCAGAGGGCTGGGGCCACCACCCACGATCTGATCAACAGCCAGGGCGACGTTGTCGGGCAGCCAAAGAATCTTCAGCAGGAAACGACCCTCATCGGCCTTGGGGGTGTAGCCGGAAGGAACGCCATCGGCATCGATGGTGGCGGATGCCAAAGCAGCACTGCCGCCGCGCATCACCGGACGGCCTTCCTTGGCCTCCTCAGAGCCGGCTGCAGGCGCGTCCTGGGGAGCCGAATCGGCTGCTGCAGCTGCGGTGGCGACCTCCTGGTCGGCGGCAGCGCCTTCGGAAACCGTCATGGTGTCAGCGCTCAAGAAATCACGACAAACAACTAACCTACCAGCCGCTGAACCCTGATTCCCTCTGGAACGGCCAACCCCCGCGCCCCGCTGTCTTCTGCTGTTTGACATCGACGGTGTGATCCGCGATGTGGGGGCAAGCTATCGACGCGCCCTTCAATCCACCGTTGAGCACTACAGCGGCTGGCGACCGGAGGCCGCCTGCATCGATGCTCTGAAGGGAGAAGGTTGCTGGAACAACGACTGGGACGCCAGCCTTGAACTTCTGCGCCGGCGCCAGGCCAGCCATCCCTCCGCACTGGGCACCCTGCCGGAGCGTGATGCTCTGATCGACGTCTTCAGTCGCTTCTATTTCGGATCTGATCCGGAGGGGGATCCTTCGGCCTGGGATGGCTACATCTGCGACGAGCCACTGCTGGTCAGCGACACCTTCTTCACGGCGTTGAGCGGCAAAGACGTCGCCTGGGGATTCGTGAGCGGCGCTGAACCCCCCTCCGCCCGCTTCCTGCTCTCCACTCGTCTCACGCTCAGCGATCCACCGCTCATCGCCATGGGCGATGCCCCCGACAAGCCCGACCCCACCGGATTGCTCACCCTCGCCAACGCATTACTGAACCAACCGTTTTCTGCGACAGCCCCACCAGTGGCCTACCTGGGCGACACCGTGGCTGACGTGGAAACTGTTGTGCGCGCCCGAGCCCAACACCCAGAGCAACGCTTTGTGAGCCTGGCGGTTGTACCACCCCACCTGCAAACCCCTCAACAGGTTGCAGCAAGGGACCAGTACGAACATCAACTGATGAAGGCCGGCGCTGA contains these protein-coding regions:
- a CDS encoding TIGR01548 family HAD-type hydrolase, translating into MDGVIRDVGASYRRALQSTVEHYSGWRPEAACIDALKGEGCWNNDWDASLELLRRRQASHPSALGTLPERDALIDVFSRFYFGSDPEGDPSAWDGYICDEPLLVSDTFFTALSGKDVAWGFVSGAEPPSARFLLSTRLTLSDPPLIAMGDAPDKPDPTGLLTLANALLNQPFSATAPPVAYLGDTVADVETVVRARAQHPEQRFVSLAVVPPHLQTPQQVAARDQYEHQLMKAGADVILSCTQEVLGWVDQLD